The genomic region TGCAGTACTTTGCGGGAGCGCTCCTCATAGGCAGTTTCAAGGGATTCGGCTATGTGGCGTTCAATTAGAACCCGGATCATAAAAATCTCCAGACATTTTTTAAGGGTATAAACAGTAATTTAGCACGTATTTCTGAAAAATCAGATCAAACCAAAGGAGAAAATGTATGACAGCTGCTGAGTGTGATGCTGAGCTGGACACCTGTGGCCTTTTTTGCCCGGAACCCGTGATGATGCTACATAACCGCATCAACGATGTGGCACCGGGTAAGGTTTTGCGGGTTGTCGCAACAGACCCCTCAACAACCCGTGACATACCTAGGTTTTGTCAGTTTCTGGGGCATGAGTTGGTCAGCCGCACCGAGCAGGATGATCGTTTTATTTATCTTATACGCCGTGGCGATTGACTCCCGGGGTTGCAGGGTGTCAATGATGTGGGGGGCGGTCAGATGGCAGAAGATAGCCCTTTGATGTGATTCAAAAACTGGTTCTTGTTCATTTCGCCTAGAACCCGCTGCTGCGAGATCTCTTTACCATTTCTGTTGTAGAACAGAATGGCTGGCGGCCCGAACAGGCCCAGTTCGTCTAGCATGGCTTGTTGAACGTTGGTGTTGTCTGTGAGGTCAATTTGTAGCAGCGTGAAGGGTTCGAGCGAGCGAATCACCTCTGCATCACTAAACACATTACGCTCCATGACTTTGCAGGAAATACACCAGTCTGCGTAGAAATCCAGCACAACCGGGCGCCCCTGTTGTTGCGCCTGCAGCAGCAGGGTCTTGATGTCCGATGGTGCCTCTACTCGAATGAAGTCTGCGTGGCTGCCGTTATAGCCGGCTGAGTTGCCTGACGCTCCTGCAGGCGCTGCTTTGGCGACGAACGGATCTAAGGGCGCGAGCGGGTCATTGGCGCCAGCCATTGCTCCGGCCAGCAGTGCTAGGCCATAAGTAAAAAAGATCAGCCCCAGCCCTTTTCTGGTGCGTTCCCAGCCGGCTTTGGCTGCGTCGAAGGCCCCCAGCTGTACGCCGGTTACAGCGATCAAGATGCCCCAGAGGGTCAAGCCGATCCATCCGGGAACCAAGCGCTCAATGAGCCAGATGGCGACCGCAATCAGCATCACGCCATAAAAGTGTTTAACAGTGGTCATCCAGTGCCCTGTGGTTGGCAGCAGCTTGCGACCGCCAACGGCTACCAGAATAAGCGGAACACCCATGCCCAGCCCTAGTGCTAGCAAGGCAATGCCGCCGATCACAGCATCTTGTGTGGTGGATATGTACAGCAGGCTACCGGCAAGTGGGGCAGAAACGCAGGGAGATACGATTAGAGCTGAGAGAGCGCCAATGCCAAAAATGCTGATCACCCGGCCACCGGTGAGGCGTTGGCTGGCGTCATTCAAGGGCTCGAGAATGAAGCGTGGGAGCTGGATCTCAAACACATCAAACATAGACAGCGCAAAGACGACGAACATCAGGGCAAACACGCCGAGTACCCAAGGTGACTGAAGCTGTGCCTGCAGGTTGAAGCTTGCGCCCAGCAGCCCTGTAAGAACACCGGCCGCGGCGTAGGTAAGAGCCATGCCCAGTACGTAACTGCCGGAAAGCAGCAACGCGTGCTGGGTTGAGCGGGTGTTCTGCCCTGAAACCAGTGAAGAGATGATTGGAACCATAGGTAGCACGCAAGGCGTGAACGTCAGCCCCAGGCCAAGCAAGAAAAAGACACCAGCGATAACCAGGGTTGATTGCTCCGAGAGTAAACCCGCAAGCCCGGTTGCTGAATCGGTGTCGACCCGTGACGTCGCTCCGGTTTGAGAAGTGTCGCTCTGGCTACCAAGTGCCTGCCCCGCGCCGGAATCCTGACTTTGGTAAAACAGTACTTCACGGGTCTGCGGTGGATAGCATAACCCAGCCTCGGCACAGCCTTGATAAGTTACTTCGAAGCGGGCTTCACGCATATTGGCAGGTAGAGTTACCGGGACGGTCGCTTCTACAGGATCAAAGAAAACCGTGGTTTTGCCAAAGTACTCGTCCTCAGTTTCGGTGCCAG from Marinobacter sp. LV10R510-11A harbors:
- the tusA gene encoding sulfurtransferase TusA, whose protein sequence is MTAAECDAELDTCGLFCPEPVMMLHNRINDVAPGKVLRVVATDPSTTRDIPRFCQFLGHELVSRTEQDDRFIYLIRRGD
- the dsbD gene encoding protein-disulfide reductase DsbD; amino-acid sequence: MTALSTAYGSTRRLTAPSILLLVFALLLTAANAAWAFGGNTSLFGGQGNQFLQVDEALPFSHSTEENAVVLSWDITPGHYLYRDRISIRALDEGSTAGALEYSSSGTETEDEYFGKTTVFFDPVEATVPVTLPANMREARFEVTYQGCAEAGLCYPPQTREVLFYQSQDSGAGQALGSQSDTSQTGATSRVDTDSATGLAGLLSEQSTLVIAGVFFLLGLGLTFTPCVLPMVPIISSLVSGQNTRSTQHALLLSGSYVLGMALTYAAAGVLTGLLGASFNLQAQLQSPWVLGVFALMFVVFALSMFDVFEIQLPRFILEPLNDASQRLTGGRVISIFGIGALSALIVSPCVSAPLAGSLLYISTTQDAVIGGIALLALGLGMGVPLILVAVGGRKLLPTTGHWMTTVKHFYGVMLIAVAIWLIERLVPGWIGLTLWGILIAVTGVQLGAFDAAKAGWERTRKGLGLIFFTYGLALLAGAMAGANDPLAPLDPFVAKAAPAGASGNSAGYNGSHADFIRVEAPSDIKTLLLQAQQQGRPVVLDFYADWCISCKVMERNVFSDAEVIRSLEPFTLLQIDLTDNTNVQQAMLDELGLFGPPAILFYNRNGKEISQQRVLGEMNKNQFLNHIKGLSSAI